In the Haloferula helveola genome, one interval contains:
- a CDS encoding PEP-CTERM sorting domain-containing protein has protein sequence MTTGTLVEAFNGVSSNQTPASFDTTVNGVTFLGNNTLFSETGSGTNNTSDLSAGTNAGDATYDLLLSNVEFGGPASQTISVGNGNLVIGNQYLIQVWFVDDRAAQDSRVMLFGDGNGSNVLLNDQYAVGTFTADATSQDLLTEAQGFGRAHLTAYQIRAIPEPSSLLMLSLAGVLFFRRRH, from the coding sequence GACGGGGACACTGGTGGAGGCATTCAACGGCGTATCGTCGAACCAGACGCCAGCCAGCTTCGACACCACCGTGAATGGCGTCACCTTCCTCGGAAACAACACCCTGTTCTCCGAAACAGGCTCAGGCACCAACAACACTTCGGACTTGTCCGCCGGCACCAACGCAGGTGACGCCACCTACGATCTACTGCTCAGCAACGTAGAATTCGGCGGGCCTGCATCCCAGACCATCAGCGTCGGCAATGGGAACCTCGTCATCGGGAACCAGTATCTCATCCAGGTTTGGTTCGTGGACGACCGAGCTGCCCAAGACTCCCGCGTCATGCTCTTTGGCGACGGCAACGGCAGCAACGTGCTCCTCAATGATCAGTATGCCGTAGGCACCTTCACCGCAGACGCCACCTCGCAAGACCTCCTCACGGAGGCCCAAGGCTTCGGCCGCGCCCATCTCACCGCCTACCAGATCCGAGCGATCCCCGAGCCTTCCTCTCTGCTCATGCTGTCTCTCGCGGGAGTCCTGTTCTTCCGCCGTCGCCACTGA